One Ureaplasma urealyticum serovar 8 str. ATCC 27618 genomic window carries:
- a CDS encoding phosphorylase family protein, which produces MDLVDMELAAIAHVCTRMLTPLVSIKMVSDHIMHPSSNQEQFNKNLVLIDKWFNKYLLEC; this is translated from the coding sequence ATCGATTTAGTTGATATGGAACTAGCTGCAATTGCACATGTATGTACACGTATGTTAACCCCTTTAGTAAGTATTAAAATGGTTAGCGATCATATTATGCATCCAAGTTCAAATCAAGAACAATTCAATAAAAATTTGGTATTAATCGATAAATGGTTTAATAAATATTTATTAGAATGTTAA
- the parC gene encoding DNA topoisomerase IV subunit A → MSVNQQKIINTPLDNIVGESYAKYAKYIIQDRALPDIRDGLKPVQRRILYAMSELGIFHDKPYKKSARTVGEVIGKYHPHGDSSIYEAMVRMSQDWKNNLCLLDMHGNKGSIDGDNAAAMRYTETRLSKIASVMLTNLKKDVVKFSPNFDDSEKEPSILPSLFPNLLINGVTGIASGYATSIPPHNPNEVFDALIYRIDHPDCSIEKLIKICPAPDFPTGGEIHDLNGCANAHKTGEGKFVIRASIEFKTSEVKINQIIINSIPYETNKALIIKEIEDIIYNKEVAGLIEVRDESDAKGVSIIIDTKKDVNLENVKNYLYKKTSLEISYNTKFIAIVHRTPTLVSLLTYLDAQINHSLDVINKVDLYDLNKVLLRIEIVEGLIKCVDLIDEIIKIIRASDSRQDAKNALIQTFAFTNNQAEAIIMMRLHNLTRTDIFDLRNEWESLQQQAKTLKERIKSLQVRKNYLKQKMIEFKKEFGYQRKTKLFDEFIKAEVNEDQMIEKQSLNLVISRDGYIKTVSKKSFESSKYDELGLKTNDLLFYHNVINSHDRILIITSKAKLINLIAHKISCMRWKDVGEHLNNYAKFDANEKVVAVYVCNEQFKVDEHQLVLGSKLNLIKRIELNELDLNKNSKQISIMKLNENDGLISANLIKKDHNQFVVAISKLGLVLMFLVHEINCLNRLAKGIKIMKLKPNDEISSILIVPNNGYSIQLFLDQGNKCFSISELKLSKRAMTPSPLYLPTKKAQSVLAAFLVGNENVFYLLDEQQKINPYYLPNLKPIKLDSKINKYENDLIITDVVKDSFLSDSVISDFKKISMYANEFDSELLKTNENQEQDDLQLELINEKEEND, encoded by the coding sequence ATGAGTGTAAATCAACAAAAAATTATTAATACACCATTAGACAACATTGTTGGTGAAAGTTATGCTAAATATGCAAAATATATTATTCAAGATCGTGCTTTACCAGATATTCGTGATGGTTTAAAACCCGTTCAACGACGTATTTTGTATGCCATGAGCGAATTAGGAATTTTTCATGACAAACCTTACAAAAAATCAGCACGTACAGTTGGGGAAGTAATTGGTAAATACCACCCTCATGGTGATTCATCAATTTATGAAGCTATGGTAAGAATGAGTCAAGATTGAAAAAATAATTTATGCTTATTAGATATGCATGGTAATAAAGGTTCGATTGATGGTGATAACGCTGCTGCGATGCGTTATACAGAAACACGTTTATCAAAAATTGCTAGTGTAATGCTAACTAATTTAAAAAAAGATGTAGTTAAATTTAGTCCAAACTTTGATGATAGTGAAAAAGAACCATCAATTTTACCATCACTTTTTCCTAACTTATTAATTAATGGAGTAACAGGAATTGCTTCAGGATATGCAACAAGTATTCCACCTCATAATCCTAATGAAGTTTTTGATGCTTTAATTTATCGAATTGATCATCCAGATTGTAGTATTGAAAAATTAATTAAAATTTGTCCAGCGCCAGATTTCCCAACAGGGGGAGAAATTCATGATTTAAATGGATGTGCAAATGCTCACAAAACTGGTGAAGGTAAATTTGTAATCCGAGCTTCAATTGAATTTAAAACAAGTGAAGTAAAAATTAATCAAATCATTATTAATTCCATTCCTTATGAAACAAATAAAGCTTTAATTATTAAAGAAATTGAAGATATTATTTACAATAAAGAAGTTGCTGGTTTAATCGAAGTTCGTGATGAATCAGATGCTAAGGGTGTTAGCATTATCATTGATACTAAAAAAGATGTTAATTTAGAAAATGTTAAAAATTATTTATACAAAAAAACTAGTTTGGAAATTAGTTATAATACAAAATTTATTGCAATTGTTCATCGAACACCAACACTTGTAAGTTTATTAACGTATCTAGATGCGCAAATCAACCATAGTCTTGATGTTATTAATAAAGTTGATTTATATGATTTAAATAAAGTTTTATTACGTATTGAAATTGTTGAAGGTTTAATTAAATGTGTTGATTTAATCGATGAAATTATTAAAATTATTCGGGCTAGTGATTCACGCCAAGACGCAAAAAATGCTTTAATTCAAACATTTGCTTTTACTAATAATCAAGCTGAAGCAATTATTATGATGCGTTTGCATAATTTAACACGCACAGATATATTTGATTTAAGAAATGAATGAGAAAGTCTTCAACAACAAGCTAAAACACTAAAAGAGCGAATTAAATCACTTCAAGTTCGCAAAAATTATTTAAAACAAAAAATGATTGAATTCAAAAAAGAATTTGGTTATCAACGTAAAACAAAATTATTTGATGAGTTTATAAAAGCTGAAGTTAATGAAGATCAAATGATTGAAAAACAAAGTTTAAATTTAGTTATTAGTCGTGATGGATATATTAAAACTGTTTCTAAAAAATCATTTGAATCTTCAAAATATGATGAATTAGGGCTAAAAACTAATGATCTTCTTTTTTATCATAATGTAATTAATTCGCATGATCGAATTTTAATTATTACATCAAAAGCAAAATTAATTAATTTAATTGCGCATAAAATTAGTTGTATGCGTTGAAAAGATGTTGGTGAACATTTAAATAATTATGCTAAATTTGATGCTAATGAAAAAGTTGTAGCAGTTTATGTATGCAATGAACAATTTAAAGTTGATGAACACCAATTAGTTTTAGGTTCAAAACTAAATTTAATTAAAAGAATTGAATTAAATGAGTTAGATTTAAATAAAAATAGCAAACAAATTAGTATTATGAAACTAAATGAAAATGATGGTTTAATTAGTGCTAATTTAATTAAAAAAGATCATAATCAATTTGTTGTTGCAATTTCTAAACTAGGGTTAGTGTTAATGTTTTTAGTTCATGAAATTAATTGTTTAAATCGTTTAGCAAAAGGGATTAAAATCATGAAATTAAAACCAAATGATGAAATTAGTTCAATTCTAATCGTTCCTAATAATGGTTATAGTATTCAACTTTTTTTAGATCAAGGTAATAAGTGTTTTAGTATTAGTGAGCTAAAATTATCAAAACGTGCAATGACACCATCACCACTTTATTTACCAACAAAAAAAGCACAAAGCGTTTTAGCAGCATTTTTAGTTGGTAATGAAAATGTTTTCTATTTATTAGATGAACAACAAAAAATAAATCCATACTATTTACCAAATCTAAAACCAATAAAATTAGATTCTAAAATTAATAAATACGAAAATGATCTTATTATAACTGATGTTGTTAAAGATAGTTTTTTAAGTGATAGTGTTATAAGTGATTTTAAAAAAATTAGTATGTATGCAAATGAATTTGATAGTGAATTATTAAAAACTAATGAAAATCAAGAGCAAGATGATTTGCAATTAGAATTAATTAATGAGAAAGAAGAAAATGATTAA
- the mtnN gene encoding 5'-methylthioadenosine/S-adenosylhomocysteine nucleosidase, whose protein sequence is MISLIVALNSEIKTFFKQIKKKVYQINNIDFYLCTHQNIEFVLVFTDVGKTNASFITALLINNFKPKVILNVGSCGALNDQLKVLDIAIIDQCQYLDVNVSAFGYLKNQIPRLDKFFILDKNYNQQIKNQLIKKKLKCWIANVGSSDTFINHDNISFFYDQQIDLVDMELAAIAHVCTRMLTPLVSIKLVSDHITLPNSNQEQFNKNLSLIDKWFNEHLTSIIEAILEIY, encoded by the coding sequence ATGATCAGTTTAATTGTGGCATTAAATAGTGAAATTAAAACTTTTTTTAAACAAATTAAAAAGAAAGTTTATCAAATCAATAACATTGATTTTTACTTGTGCACTCATCAAAATATAGAATTTGTTTTAGTTTTTACGGATGTAGGAAAAACTAATGCGAGTTTTATTACTGCATTATTAATTAATAATTTTAAACCTAAAGTGATTTTAAACGTTGGTAGTTGTGGTGCACTAAATGATCAGTTAAAAGTTTTAGATATTGCTATTATTGATCAATGCCAATATTTAGATGTTAACGTTAGCGCTTTTGGTTATTTAAAAAACCAGATACCACGTTTAGATAAATTTTTTATTTTAGATAAAAATTATAACCAACAAATCAAAAACCAATTAATTAAGAAAAAACTAAAATGTTGAATTGCAAATGTTGGAAGCAGTGACACATTTATTAACCATGATAACATCTCATTTTTTTATGATCAACAAATCGACTTAGTTGATATGGAATTAGCAGCTATTGCTCATGTATGCACAAGGATGCTAACACCACTAGTAAGTATTAAATTAGTTAGTGATCATATTACTCTTCCCAATTCCAATCAAGAACAGTTCAATAAAAACTTATCACTAATTGATAAATGATTTAATGAGCATTTAACATCCATTATTGAAGCAATTTTAGAGATCTACTAA
- a CDS encoding DUF1410 domain-containing protein, with the protein MLCSLNLIWAGVIIAIVLRLKNVNKQFGKDDHKIARPTWEYDNDGNLEIHTKLANDLNDDLKQKALNNANVKGIVVDQNGVEHEIDISIDANGKVIIPTKDLVNNDPTKPNIYTLKKVVLKQHDQPNIDLISEEQLSGDNHISFKKPTVVAQINDNNDYIMHFTNPNLVNKKIKLTFKVDDQDDHTKTIEAIIGLDGKAIFKTSDNTIFAPDHKYTLTKIEANNKKVANINEIPLKNKIVDKNPIKRINLTQLKVAKDLILWNNTNQNQFITATFKNINDDFDDYIVKLIYEYNYRGEMKEIASQPFKLEKNKTTYNNILLPISIPNRLYHFKKVVIQKLNQPNKSIDLDHDPNLKSFFIVGPGKTDFVWKKPNDGQITYDGLKRLNIEITSEDYALQNGKKVMVWFKSDAEPNNNSLKFIGQLSQTNANGTAAVINNLNNLYGMKEQTEYYIYKIQFIDELEYSKLPPNRNNIVYEYNKNIARNYTFRTKTAPLILEKIEKDDNGSVGGQNFYFYLNKASDDPSSIKKVTIYCRDNNNELYTSDNQEINSDLVYHSWIHDLKWNREYVFDHAEIQTTYPDDPEYGGETNDLEIKRGLTFKFYTPPSKTEIQWKNPMKITNNGAILDIQLQSKDRAFEDKQKYRVTLVEAENQNNAVVGDFLLAGTSINKDDSPIGDNNDKNKDIATLSCNFENKLKKGTKYLLKEVRFIANPNEEISAKPTRAARPFNNDNVIYSLNLRINDPYDFTTLKN; encoded by the coding sequence ATGTTGTGTTCTTTAAATTTAATATGAGCAGGCGTTATTATAGCTATTGTTCTGCGTTTAAAAAATGTTAATAAACAATTTGGTAAAGATGACCATAAAATTGCTCGTCCGACTTGAGAGTATGATAATGATGGAAATTTAGAAATTCACACTAAATTAGCAAATGATTTAAATGATGATTTAAAACAAAAAGCTTTAAATAATGCAAATGTCAAAGGAATTGTTGTTGACCAAAATGGTGTAGAACATGAGATAGATATAAGTATTGATGCTAATGGCAAGGTTATTATTCCAACAAAAGATTTAGTAAATAATGACCCAACTAAACCTAATATATACACACTTAAAAAAGTTGTTTTAAAGCAACATGATCAACCAAATATTGATCTAATTAGTGAAGAGCAATTAAGTGGTGATAATCATATTTCATTTAAAAAACCAACAGTGGTTGCCCAAATTAATGATAACAATGATTATATAATGCATTTTACGAATCCTAATTTAGTTAACAAGAAAATTAAATTAACATTTAAAGTTGATGATCAAGATGATCATACAAAAACCATTGAAGCTATCATTGGATTAGATGGAAAGGCTATTTTTAAAACAAGTGATAATACAATTTTTGCACCAGATCATAAATATACACTAACAAAAATTGAAGCTAATAACAAAAAAGTTGCTAATATTAATGAAATTCCATTAAAAAATAAAATCGTTGATAAAAATCCAATTAAAAGAATTAACTTAACACAACTAAAAGTTGCTAAAGATTTAATTCTTTGAAATAATACAAATCAAAACCAATTCATAACTGCTACTTTTAAAAATATAAATGACGATTTTGATGATTATATTGTTAAATTAATTTATGAATACAATTATCGTGGAGAAATGAAAGAAATTGCATCACAACCTTTCAAATTAGAAAAAAACAAAACAACATATAACAATATTCTTTTACCAATTAGTATTCCAAATCGCTTATATCATTTTAAAAAAGTAGTAATTCAAAAATTAAATCAACCAAATAAATCTATTGATTTAGATCATGATCCAAATTTAAAATCTTTTTTTATTGTTGGTCCTGGTAAAACAGATTTTGTATGAAAAAAACCAAATGATGGTCAAATTACATATGATGGTTTAAAGAGATTAAATATTGAAATTACTTCTGAAGATTATGCATTACAAAATGGTAAAAAAGTTATGGTTTGATTTAAATCAGATGCCGAACCAAATAATAATTCACTTAAATTTATAGGTCAATTATCTCAAACTAACGCCAATGGAACAGCTGCTGTCATTAATAACTTAAATAATTTATACGGTATGAAAGAGCAAACAGAGTATTACATCTATAAAATTCAGTTTATAGATGAATTAGAATATTCAAAATTACCACCAAATCGTAATAACATTGTTTATGAATATAATAAAAATATTGCACGTAATTATACATTCAGAACTAAAACTGCCCCTTTAATTTTAGAAAAAATAGAAAAAGATGATAATGGCAGCGTTGGAGGACAAAATTTTTATTTTTATCTAAATAAAGCTAGTGATGATCCTAGTTCAATCAAGAAAGTTACTATATATTGCCGTGATAATAACAATGAATTATATACTTCTGATAATCAAGAAATAAATTCTGATCTTGTATATCATTCTTGAATTCATGATTTAAAATGAAATCGCGAATATGTTTTTGATCATGCTGAAATACAAACAACATATCCTGATGATCCTGAATATGGTGGCGAAACAAACGATTTAGAAATTAAAAGAGGATTGACTTTCAAATTTTATACACCACCAAGTAAAACAGAAATACAATGAAAAAATCCTATGAAAATAACTAATAATGGGGCAATTTTAGATATTCAATTACAATCAAAAGATCGGGCATTTGAAGATAAGCAAAAATATCGAGTGACATTAGTTGAAGCTGAAAATCAAAACAATGCTGTTGTTGGTGACTTTTTACTTGCTGGTACTTCTATTAATAAAGATGATAGCCCAATTGGTGATAATAATGATAAGAACAAAGATATAGCAACTTTAAGCTGTAATTTTGAAAACAAACTAAAAAAAGGAACTAAATACCTATTAAAAGAAGTTCGATTTATTGCTAATCCAAATGAAGAAATTAGTGCTAAACCTACTAGAGCTGCTAGACCATTTAATAATGATAATGTTATTTATAGTTTGAATCTACGAATAAATGATCCCTATGACTTTACAACTTTAAAAAACTAG
- the parE gene encoding DNA topoisomerase IV subunit B — protein MANKYDGNAIKILEGLEAVRKRPGMYIGSTSSAGLHHLVWEIVDNSIDEVMNANAKNINVILHEDNSISVLDDGRGIPVDINSQTKISTVETVLTILHAGGKFDESAYKTAGGLHGVGSSVVNALSSWLICEVYRDQKIYQAKFINGGHIHQSLKVIGTTKKTGTLIHFLPDPLIFKNLVFNPNIIKERLHESTFLIKDLKIIFEDKINKKKYEFINNQGLIDFIKFINETKKTFSDVIYFKSNINKIDVEIAFQYSDQNNEIMVSFANSVKTSEGGVHENAFKNALTNVVNNYARKHNLLKEKDKNLEGDDIREGLSSVISLRIPESLISYEGQTKNKLFTPEANEAVKKTIEDNFSFWLEENKTQALDLVNRAILARDAKLAAKRAREETKKVKKIKEERGMGGKLTPAQSKDPTLNELFLVEGDSAGGSAKLGRNKKYQAILPLRGKVLNVLKARLVDVLKNEEIASIFTCLGTGIGAEFDLKKLKYHKIIIMTDADTDGSHIQVLLLTLFYRFMRPLIENGNIYIALPPLYKLTNKNNKKFFYAWDDVELDQLKKEQKNYEIQRYKGLGEMNADQLFETTMDPSKRLLLRVNINDILQAERQINTLMGNDVSIRRQWIDNNIDFSVIDELQINNEESK, from the coding sequence ATGGCAAATAAATACGATGGGAATGCTATTAAAATCTTAGAAGGGTTGGAAGCTGTTCGTAAGCGTCCTGGAATGTATATTGGATCAACAAGTAGTGCTGGTTTACACCATTTAGTTTGAGAAATTGTTGATAATTCAATTGATGAAGTTATGAATGCCAACGCAAAAAACATTAATGTTATTTTGCATGAAGATAATTCAATTAGTGTTTTAGATGATGGGCGTGGTATACCAGTTGACATTAATTCTCAAACAAAAATTTCTACTGTTGAAACTGTTCTAACAATTTTGCATGCTGGAGGTAAGTTTGATGAAAGTGCATACAAAACTGCTGGTGGTTTACATGGTGTTGGTTCATCAGTAGTTAATGCTTTAAGTTCTTGATTAATTTGTGAAGTTTATCGTGATCAAAAAATTTACCAAGCGAAATTTATTAATGGAGGTCATATTCATCAATCTTTAAAAGTAATTGGAACAACTAAAAAAACAGGAACATTAATTCATTTCTTACCCGATCCTCTAATTTTTAAAAATTTAGTTTTTAATCCTAACATAATAAAAGAGCGTCTACATGAATCAACTTTTTTAATAAAAGATTTAAAAATAATTTTTGAAGATAAAATTAATAAAAAAAAGTACGAATTTATTAATAATCAAGGTTTAATTGATTTTATTAAATTTATTAATGAAACTAAAAAGACCTTTTCTGATGTTATTTATTTTAAAAGCAACATTAACAAAATAGATGTCGAAATTGCTTTTCAATATAGTGATCAAAACAATGAAATTATGGTTTCATTTGCTAATTCTGTGAAAACTAGTGAAGGTGGTGTACATGAAAATGCTTTTAAAAACGCTTTAACAAATGTTGTTAATAATTATGCAAGAAAACATAATTTACTTAAAGAAAAAGACAAAAATTTAGAAGGCGATGATATACGTGAGGGTTTATCAAGTGTAATTTCACTTCGAATCCCTGAAAGCTTAATTAGCTATGAGGGTCAAACCAAAAACAAATTATTCACACCAGAAGCAAATGAAGCAGTAAAAAAAACAATTGAAGATAATTTTAGTTTTTGATTAGAAGAAAATAAAACACAAGCTTTAGATTTAGTTAATCGAGCAATTCTTGCACGTGATGCTAAATTGGCTGCAAAGCGTGCTCGTGAAGAAACTAAAAAAGTTAAAAAAATTAAAGAAGAGCGAGGAATGGGTGGAAAATTAACACCAGCACAAAGCAAAGATCCAACTTTAAATGAATTATTTTTGGTTGAAGGTGATTCCGCTGGTGGATCAGCTAAACTAGGACGAAATAAAAAATACCAGGCTATTTTGCCTTTAAGAGGTAAAGTTCTTAATGTTTTAAAAGCTCGTTTAGTTGATGTTTTAAAAAATGAAGAAATAGCATCAATCTTTACTTGTTTAGGAACAGGAATTGGTGCAGAATTTGATTTAAAAAAATTAAAATATCACAAAATTATTATTATGACCGATGCAGATACCGACGGTAGTCACATCCAAGTTTTATTATTAACTTTATTTTATCGTTTTATGCGGCCTTTAATTGAGAATGGTAATATTTACATAGCTTTACCTCCACTTTATAAATTAACAAATAAAAATAACAAAAAATTCTTTTATGCTTGGGATGATGTTGAATTAGATCAACTAAAAAAAGAACAAAAAAATTATGAAATTCAACGTTATAAAGGACTTGGTGAAATGAATGCTGATCAACTATTTGAAACAACCATGGATCCAAGTAAGCGTTTATTATTAAGAGTTAATATCAATGATATTTTACAAGCTGAACGTCAAATCAATACTTTAATGGGTAATGATGTAAGTATTCGAAGACAATGAATTGATAATAATATTGATTTTAGTGTCATTGATGAATTACAAATCAATAATGAGGAGTCTAAATAA
- a CDS encoding urease accessory protein UreE N-terminal domain-containing protein, translating to MIYKEIVRNIIKHPLILPEGKHYHLHKILTSKDELRKGEVSLVAENGKEYTVDLSVFVDLLVDGDCIIDDNHSLVALYFDESK from the coding sequence ATGATTTATAAAGAAATTGTTCGTAATATTATCAAGCATCCATTAATCTTACCAGAAGGAAAACATTACCATTTACATAAAATTCTAACTTCAAAAGATGAATTACGTAAGGGTGAAGTTAGTTTAGTTGCAGAAAATGGCAAAGAATATACTGTTGATTTATCTGTATTTGTTGACTTGTTAGTTGATGGTGATTGCATTATTGATGATAATCATTCACTTGTTGCTTTATACTTTGATGAAAGTAAATAA
- a CDS encoding nicotinate-nucleotide adenylyltransferase has protein sequence MKIILFCGAFDMVHNAHIAMAKYAIDLIKADKLIFLPSNFKFFKPINKDDNLEYEKTKLTHGHHRLAMLKIATKNLVNTEVSDYELNQVNKSYTINTIDHFKKLYGAEHEYYFIIGSDNLERFKQWKDWERILKEVKIICFKRSGVCLKKTCFQNQCNCENFNFFEHEIILVNDFNYNISSTEIKKQHNLASGIDPAVLDYINEHGLYALWLLEKHLISYDNFNNLEKKIARINHCRRVAQMCVDLMNVYDKKLIDQAYCAGIYHDILKCLDEQESIAYFNEHKSELNIGDDFISWRILHSYLGAHLLQTQYGFKNQLILNAIRRHTRPFDFIKDYSELTTLDKILYCADKLEPNRREEIDQINIDYYRKLVFEDLDKAFIEVYQYQQRQRK, from the coding sequence ATGAAAATCATTTTATTTTGTGGAGCTTTTGATATGGTTCATAATGCTCATATTGCAATGGCTAAATATGCCATTGATTTAATTAAAGCTGATAAATTAATTTTCTTGCCATCTAATTTTAAATTTTTTAAACCAATTAATAAAGATGATAATTTAGAATATGAAAAAACAAAACTAACGCATGGTCATCATCGTTTAGCAATGCTAAAAATTGCAACTAAAAATTTAGTCAATACTGAAGTAAGTGATTATGAACTAAATCAAGTTAATAAATCTTATACTATCAATACAATTGATCATTTTAAAAAATTATATGGTGCTGAACACGAATACTATTTTATTATAGGAAGTGATAATTTAGAGCGTTTTAAACAATGAAAGGATTGAGAGCGAATCTTAAAAGAAGTTAAGATTATTTGTTTTAAACGAAGTGGTGTTTGTCTTAAAAAAACTTGTTTTCAAAATCAATGTAATTGTGAAAATTTTAATTTTTTTGAACATGAGATTATTTTAGTTAATGATTTTAATTACAACATTAGTTCTACTGAAATTAAAAAACAGCATAATTTAGCATCAGGAATAGATCCAGCAGTCCTTGATTATATTAATGAACATGGTTTATATGCTTTGTGATTATTAGAAAAACATTTAATTTCATATGATAATTTTAATAATTTAGAAAAAAAAATTGCACGCATCAATCATTGTCGCCGCGTTGCTCAAATGTGTGTTGATTTAATGAATGTCTATGATAAAAAACTAATTGATCAAGCTTATTGTGCGGGAATTTATCATGACATACTAAAATGTTTAGATGAACAAGAAAGTATTGCATATTTTAATGAACATAAAAGTGAATTAAATATTGGTGATGATTTTATCTCTTGAAGAATCTTACATTCATATCTTGGTGCACATTTATTACAAACCCAATATGGTTTTAAAAATCAATTAATTTTAAATGCTATTCGTCGTCATACAAGACCTTTTGATTTTATTAAAGATTATAGTGAATTAACTACTTTAGATAAAATTCTATATTGTGCTGATAAATTAGAGCCTAACCGTAGGGAAGAAATTGATCAAATTAACATTGATTATTATCGAAAATTAGTTTTTGAAGATCTAGATAAGGCATTTATTGAAGTTTATCAATATCAACAAAGACAAAGAAAATAA
- the def gene encoding peptide deformylase, giving the protein MYNIKFLDLLNSNLKPNPQWIFKDPHPILREVTQDIEGNELSKDDIYYLKKMVRYIDVCYHNQAKKYKIRSGIAIAANQVGWNKRATYIHFNDEAKEHHYLLINPHIIKRSSEIAYLNPGEGCLSVDDDRSGYVIRNKKVHVKEYDLISEQFIDQEFSGIIAICIQHEIGHLDAGLYYDNINQQQPFYAEPSWTKIGR; this is encoded by the coding sequence ATGTACAATATTAAATTTTTAGATTTATTAAATTCAAATTTAAAGCCTAACCCTCAATGAATTTTTAAAGATCCACATCCCATTTTACGCGAAGTAACTCAAGATATAGAAGGTAATGAATTATCAAAAGATGATATTTATTATCTTAAAAAAATGGTCCGTTATATTGATGTTTGTTATCATAATCAAGCCAAAAAATATAAAATTCGTTCAGGAATTGCGATCGCTGCAAATCAAGTTGGTTGAAACAAACGCGCAACTTATATCCATTTTAATGATGAAGCCAAAGAACATCATTATTTATTAATTAATCCTCATATTATTAAACGTTCATCCGAAATAGCTTATTTAAATCCAGGCGAAGGATGTCTATCTGTTGATGATGATCGTTCTGGATATGTTATTAGAAATAAAAAAGTTCATGTTAAAGAATATGATCTAATTAGCGAACAATTTATTGATCAAGAATTTAGTGGTATTATTGCAATTTGCATCCAGCATGAAATTGGTCATTTAGATGCTGGTTTATATTATGACAATATCAATCAACAGCAACCATTTTATGCCGAACCTAGTTGAACAAAGATAGGAAGATAA
- the yqeH gene encoding ribosome biogenesis GTPase YqeH, with translation MITNKKCKGCGAFLNDEINTIGYTPKLNDTKTNLCQRCFKLIHYNKLEKVHTNLNQNIKNTIDNLDFSNLQIFMVLDILDLEHTIIDELKKYQEQIIFLVNKIDLLPHRYNSELVNENVIKTLVDHGFNNPQIVYVSTHSNTSLKKVMDCIKNATNKKQKSIFLGKSNVGKSSLINALLALNKIKTKLTISSYTNTTINLNKINLLEHQIIDAPGVCFNENILNYVRDEDNKSIMISYGAKAINYQINPQQAIMISGLVGVQYLQGQKTTFTLYVSSQLDIHRCKLENFITNFNNRYLLAKFNYVDQDIEFIDHTIALNKNQKTNICIAGLGLLVINANAEQICIRLPKCVGIKVAKYAII, from the coding sequence ATGATAACAAATAAGAAATGTAAGGGCTGTGGCGCTTTTTTGAATGATGAAATTAACACGATTGGCTATACACCAAAACTAAATGATACAAAAACAAATTTATGTCAACGTTGTTTTAAACTAATTCATTACAATAAACTTGAAAAAGTGCATACTAATTTAAACCAAAACATTAAAAATACAATTGATAATTTAGATTTTAGTAATTTACAAATTTTTATGGTTTTAGATATTTTAGATCTAGAACATACAATTATTGATGAACTAAAAAAATATCAAGAACAAATTATTTTTTTAGTCAATAAAATTGATTTATTACCACATCGTTACAATAGTGAATTAGTTAATGAAAATGTGATTAAAACACTTGTTGATCACGGATTTAATAATCCCCAAATTGTTTATGTTTCAACACATTCAAACACGAGTTTAAAAAAAGTTATGGATTGTATTAAAAACGCTACTAACAAAAAACAAAAATCTATTTTTTTAGGTAAATCTAATGTTGGTAAATCAAGTCTAATTAATGCTTTATTAGCATTAAATAAAATTAAAACTAAACTTACAATTAGTAGTTATACTAACACAACAATTAACTTAAATAAAATTAATTTATTAGAGCATCAAATCATTGATGCACCAGGGGTTTGTTTTAATGAAAACATTTTAAATTATGTGCGTGATGAAGATAATAAATCAATCATGATTTCATATGGTGCAAAAGCGATTAATTATCAAATTAATCCCCAACAAGCAATTATGATTTCTGGACTTGTTGGTGTTCAATATCTACAAGGTCAAAAAACGACATTTACACTATATGTTTCATCACAATTAGATATTCATCGTTGCAAACTTGAAAACTTTATCACAAATTTTAATAATCGTTACTTATTAGCGAAATTTAACTATGTTGACCAAGACATCGAATTTATTGATCATACAATAGCATTAAATAAAAACCAAAAAACAAACATTTGTATTGCAGGATTGGGATTATTAGTTATTAATGCTAATGCTGAACAAATTTGTATTCGTTTACCTAAATGTGTTGGCATAAAAGTTGCAAAATATGCGATCATTTAA